The Podospora pseudocomata strain CBS 415.72m chromosome 3, whole genome shotgun sequence genome window below encodes:
- a CDS encoding hypothetical protein (EggNog:ENOG503P660), translating to MGSHAPPHHNHHNHHPQHPDADPAQAVDGLVRAIRDLTSDPNYKLVADVFSEFLFVKEQNNQLSTSHQVLLEEYRKFRNELEDQKEILVKERREMELVVQEKVQEIFQLTATRTRLETDLEATHRALEEEIEAATQAAEAAAKKYADLRDQTTLEYADLKARKEQEYADLVDLKKLELSELKALTTKQYQDLEAAKLAVEEEKKTNEAAAAAAAVLAAGTIAALTAAKAELEKTLEQIKADNDATIQALKEKAEGLEAAEKALEEELEAAKQKIATLETALEERNKEISGLQESLRAAEEQITSLQQTLEEKNNEIDELHGKLTTETTRAEKAESENHDLHNRLEDTEHNLEVTSNKLADLEQYRIELQHDNEDTYVAVLDKIWTTIVTLVETSFRHDIDDAILSDASCWTNLRSSPYLKMATQLQIPLPQSNTAAAKGMRISAVLAILSRALHRHIFRPNYLLEDDDEPLLKFLRALEDDDPAREAHFRATMLAMMPERQLEQAARRVKTVVREVSWVVQHLLTALQFEAFCTGLEAACRLACEQWMRIQVANMKIEPYFGPPYDDYDWQVLDLPEFAEAIENDKAVETDEEVPPTSIDERLESALAEASKVPIPASIRTVSAAGTLPGDKLLVNDTDNGSLHSAHEHEDEFEGEVDPDEILLVVWPSMCCVENGELMSITQGLVISKEQARPALDESRPPRPKLIARPGSRRARTMSMPAGQSRSGSPQRAMTGKVTNHFMMMARELDSAAAEEVASQAASAT from the coding sequence ATGGGCTCTCACGCTCCTccacaccacaaccaccacaaccaccacccccagcaccCAGATGCCGACCCCGCCCAGGCGGTCGACGGCCTGGTCCGCGCCATCCGCGATCTCACCTCGGACCCAAACTACAAGCTCGTCGCCGACGTCTTCAGTGAATTCCTCTTCGTCAAGGAGCAAAACAACCAACTCAGCACCTCTCACCAAGTATTACTGGAGGAATACCGCAAATTCCGCAATGAGCTCGAAGACCAAAAGGAAATCCTCGTCAAGGAGCGACGAGAGATGGAGCTGGTCGTCCAGGAGAAGGTCCAGGAGATCTTTCAGCTCACTGCCACCAGGACAAGGTTAGAGACCGACTTGGAAGCGACGCACAgagcgttggaggaggagatcgagGCCGCGACacaggcggcggaggcggcggcaaaGAAGTATGCCGATTTGAGGGATCAAACGACGCTGGAGTATGCCGATCTTAAGGCGAGAAAGGAGCAGGAGTATGCCGATCTGGTGGACTTGAAGAAGCTTGAGTTGTCGGAGCTTAAGGCGCTCACGACGAAGCAGTATCAGGACCTGGAGGCGGCGAAGcttgctgtggaggaggagaagaagacgaacgaggcggcggcggcggctgctgccgtGCTGGCTGCGGGAACGATTGCTGCATTGACCGCGGCgaaggccgagttggagaagacgcTTGAGCAGATCAAGGCCGACAATGACGCTACGATTCAGGccttgaaggagaaggcggagGGGCTGGAGGCGGCAgagaaggcgttggaggaagagctgGAGGCTGCCAAGCAAAAGATTGCCACTCTCGAGACAGCCTTGGAAGAGAGGAATAAGGAGATTTCCGGTCTCCAGGAGTCCCTCCGGGCCGCCGAAGAGCAAATCACATCCCTCCAGCAAACCCtggaagaaaagaacaacGAGATCGACGAGCTCCACGGTAAACtcaccaccgagaccacCCGCGCGGAAAAGGCCGAGTCGGAAAACCACGACCTCCACAACCGCCTCGAAGACACCGAGCACAACCTTGAAGTAACCTCCAACAAGCTCGCCGACCTCGAACAGTACCGCATCGAGCTCCAGCACGACAACGAAGACACCTACGTCGCCGTCCTCGACAAAATCTGGACCACCATTGTCACCCTCGTGGAGACCTCCTTCCGGCACGACATCGACgacgccatcctctccgACGCCTCCTGCTGGACCAACCTCCGCAGCTCCCCCTACCTCAAAATGGCCACCCAGCTgcaaatccccctcccccagtccaacaccgccgccgcaaaAGGGATGCGCATCTCGGCCGTCCTGGCCATCCTGTCTCGCGCCCTCCACAGGCACATCTTCCGCCCCAACTACCTcctcgaagacgacgacgaaccCCTCCTCAAATTCCTCCGCGCCCTCGAAGACGATGACCCAGCCCGCGAAGCCCACTTCCGCGCCACCATGCTGGCAATGATGCCAGAACGCCAGCTCGAACAAGCCGCCCGCCGCGTCAAGACGGTCGTCAGGGAAGTCTCCTGGGTGGTCCAGCACCTCCTAACCGCCCTCCAGTTCGAAGCGTTTTGCACCGGCCTCGAAGCCGCCTGCCGGCTGGCATGCGAGCAGTGGATGCGCATCCAGGTAGCCAACATGAAGATAGAGCCTTACTTTGGCCCCCCCTACGACGACTACGACTGGCAGGTCCTGGACCTGCCCGAGTTTGCCGAGGCGATTGAAAACGACAAGGCTGTCGAGACGGACGAAGAAGTTCCACCGACAAGCATCGACGAAAGACTTGAATCTGCGCTTGCAGAGGCGAGTAAAGTCCCCATTCCGGCTTCGATCAGAACGGTCAGTGCGGCTGGTACACTGCCGGGTGATAAGCTCCTCGTCAACGACACCGACAACGGGAGCCTCCACTCGGCCCACGAGCATGAAGACGAGTtcgagggcgaggtggaCCCGGACGAGATTCTGCTGGTCGTGTGGCCGAGCATGTGCTGTGTCGAGAATGGGGAGCTGATGTCCATCACgcaggggttggtgatttCAAAGGAGCAGGCGAGGCCGGCGCTGGATGAGAGCAGGCCGCCTAGGCCGAAGCTGATTGCGAGGCCGGggtcgaggagggcgaggacgatGAGCATGCCTGCTGGTCAGAGCAGGAGCGGGAGTCCGCAGAGGGCCATGACGGGGAAGGTGACGAATCATTTTATGATGATGGCCAGGGAGTTGgattcggcggcggcggaggaggtggcgtcGCAGGCTGCTTCGGCTAcctaa
- a CDS encoding hypothetical protein (COG:S; EggNog:ENOG503PC83), with product MKLLAFLPLASASIVILPGGSPLPYRPSTNITLSSASDLLRQSAPNEFPNSTVQLLLSAYSGTLDPAAASTNFSSHLPSGDSFVRSAIQAWGEHLHLVLRPDEIWFTILTQMNFYMETHAEAVRHLFVKHQGQEVIFIEDHTWTDVLWRFKEEIQKRVLTPWLEEWIVPGFSTTTDNDVMTSTILMMGLVKAYFRYEGGIICGLPSVTLEGTREDWVKLEKKLERLEFFGEEPKEYKRRLAPIFKRFVKSWDEPDSAETKRFWNSIVFASYSNICGAAPLDVSGWITGFFYWDEQGQPWGRGGRSVVQLDGVDYWSQDITRLPVGYARAPFIMRDFGGKDRFEAYVAAGNLGKKVMEGWPVGYEAALERSTGAKVDRERLRTQRGGHATLRPLSAWMLYGPLAHNATKTYKAAEAELGLLASRTKANLGETCAKPQE from the coding sequence ATGAAGCTCCTTgccttcctccctctcgccAGCGCGAGCATTGTGATCCTTCCAGGCggctcccccctcccctaccgcccctccaccaacatcactctctcctccgcctcggacctcctccgccaatcCGCCCCCAACGAATTCCCAAACTCCACCGTACAACTCCTCCTGTCAGCCTACTCCGGCACACTCGaccccgccgccgcatcAACAaacttctcctcccacctcccctcggGCGACTCTTTTGTCAGGAGTGCAATCCAAGCGTGGGGCgaacacctccacctcgtcctccggCCGGACGAAATCTGGTTCACCATCTTGACCCAAATGAACTTTTACATGGAAACCCACGCCGAAGCCGTCCGCCACCTGTTTGTCAAGCACCAGGGTCAGGAAGTCATCTTTATTGAGGATCACACCTGGACCGACGTCCTCTGGCGATTCAAAGAAGAGATTCAGAAGCGGGTGCTGACGCCCTGGTTGGAAGAGTGGATCGTCCCTGGGTTTTCGACCACGACGGACAACGATGTTATGACGTCCACCATTCTGATGATGGGGCTCGTCAAGGCTTACTTTCGCTACGAGGGCGGGATTATCTGCGGGCTTCCGTCTGTCACACTGGAGGGGACGAGGGAGGATTGGGtcaagttggagaagaaacTGGAAAGGCTGGAGTTTTTCGGGGAGGAGCCGAAGGAGTATAAACGCCGGTTGGCGCCGATTTTCAAGAGGTTTGTCAAATCCTGGGATGAGCCTGACTCGGCCGAGACGAAGAGGTTTTGGAATAGTATTGTTTTTGCGAGCTACAGCAACATCTGCGGTGCCGCTCCCCTGGACGTGAGCGGTTGGATCACCGGGTTCTTCTACTGGGATGAGCAAGGGCAGCcgtgggggagagggggacggTCGGTGGTCCAGTTGGATGGGGTTGACTACTGGAGTCAGGATATTACCCGGCTTCCCGTCGGGTATGCCAGGGCGCCGTTTATCATGAGGGATTTTGGGGGAAAGGATCGGTTTGAGGCTTATGTTGCGGCGGGTAacttggggaagaaggtgatggaggggtggccGGTGGGGTACGAGGCTGCGCTGGAGAGGTCAACCGGGGCGAAGGTGGAtagggagaggttgaggacgCAGAGGGGGGGTCATGCTACGCTGAGGCCGCTGTCGGCTTGGATGCTTTATGGACCGTTGGCGCATAACGCGACGAAGACGTACAAGGCTGCGGAGGcggagttggggttgttggcgagCAGGACGAAGGCGAATCTTGGGGAGACTTGTGCGAAGCCTCAGGAGTAG